In one Neobacillus sp. WH10 genomic region, the following are encoded:
- a CDS encoding ribonuclease H-like domain-containing protein: protein MSLKNKLNRLKPHLSGGSQPEKMDPLTKTFNVLVPFREKWEEENVFPYFFDQDYCLIREVKYPLSHQHGHYCFRDFLTAVDIWNNQSVSHPLSAEGHHAEEIFFFDTETTGLGGGVGNTIFLLGYASISGEQLILRQHILPYPGAEVPLYQSFLEKVNYKTLVTYNGKSFDWPQVKTRHTLVREHVPKLPAFGHFDLYHAVRRLWKHKLDRMKLAIVEKEVLGLERVDDIPGFLAPMIYFDFIESKQPEGILGILKHNEIDILSLVTLYTHLTFQLYGIDRNQTRPESYEVGRWFANLGEKKEAEKVLSKLTTGNDVTSYQAKLILAYQHKKERNWAMAQKMFLDVVGCDDDRIRLEAFLELAKIHEHRLIDYKLAIKYCQKAILQLTQSNNQTQMKSHITLEQFETRLKRLERKYAKFPG from the coding sequence ATGTCGTTAAAAAATAAGTTAAATCGCTTAAAACCTCACTTATCAGGAGGGAGCCAACCCGAAAAAATGGATCCCCTTACTAAAACGTTTAATGTTTTAGTACCTTTCCGCGAGAAATGGGAAGAGGAAAATGTATTTCCATACTTTTTCGATCAAGATTATTGTCTAATTAGAGAAGTAAAATACCCACTATCACATCAACATGGGCATTACTGTTTTCGTGATTTTCTTACGGCTGTTGACATTTGGAATAATCAGTCGGTCAGTCACCCTTTATCCGCAGAAGGACACCATGCAGAGGAAATATTCTTTTTCGACACCGAAACAACAGGACTTGGAGGCGGAGTCGGGAATACAATTTTTTTACTGGGATATGCGAGTATTTCCGGTGAACAGCTTATTTTAAGACAGCACATACTTCCGTACCCTGGTGCAGAGGTACCTTTATATCAAAGCTTTTTAGAAAAGGTAAATTATAAAACACTGGTTACGTACAATGGAAAATCATTTGATTGGCCTCAAGTTAAAACAAGACATACCCTTGTAAGGGAGCATGTTCCAAAACTGCCTGCGTTTGGTCATTTTGATCTTTATCATGCAGTAAGAAGGCTTTGGAAGCATAAATTAGACCGTATGAAATTGGCTATTGTTGAGAAAGAGGTTTTAGGACTGGAAAGAGTGGATGATATTCCAGGATTTTTAGCCCCGATGATTTATTTTGATTTTATTGAAAGCAAACAGCCCGAAGGAATACTCGGGATCCTTAAGCATAATGAAATCGACATTTTATCGCTCGTTACTTTATATACCCATCTAACTTTTCAACTATATGGGATAGACCGAAATCAAACAAGACCTGAATCATATGAGGTTGGGCGTTGGTTTGCCAATTTAGGAGAAAAAAAAGAAGCAGAGAAGGTATTGAGCAAACTTACAACTGGCAATGATGTTACTTCCTATCAAGCAAAACTCATATTAGCTTATCAACACAAAAAAGAACGCAACTGGGCAATGGCTCAGAAAATGTTCCTTGATGTTGTCGGTTGCGATGACGATCGGATAAGGTTAGAGGCATTTCTGGAGCTTGCAAAAATACATGAACATAGACTAATTGATTACAAGCTTGCTATAAAATATTGTCAAAAAGCGATATTACAATTAACACAATCTAATAATCAAACTCAAATGAAAAGTCATATTACTTTAGAGCAGTTTGAAACAAGGTTAAAACGATTAGAACGAAAATATGCTAAATTTCCCGGGTAA
- the yppF gene encoding YppF family protein → MDIRELKSKFNQSREFKTDDVNSLMDFAKKAYIHNEITIKEYRILVRELEKQGAVIPDTEYENSLIEYS, encoded by the coding sequence ATGGACATTCGCGAATTAAAAAGCAAATTTAATCAAAGTCGGGAATTCAAAACAGATGACGTTAACTCTTTAATGGATTTTGCTAAGAAAGCGTATATTCATAATGAAATTACCATTAAAGAATATCGCATTCTTGTCCGTGAGCTTGAAAAACAGGGAGCGGTAATACCTGATACTGAATATGAAAACTCCCTCATCGAATATTCTTAA
- the recU gene encoding Holliday junction resolvase RecU, with protein sequence MNVNYPNGKKYKSKERETEIPLKNKRNSSYSNRGMTLEDDLNETNEFYRERKIAVIHKKPTPVQIVQVDYPNRSAAVIKEAYFKLASTTDYNGVYKGKYIDFEAKETQNPTSFPLKNFHQHQVQHMEEVMNQGGICFVILRFTKFEQVYLLDAKHLLKYWGRMINGGRKSITKEEIEQNGHHIPLGFQPRIDYIKIIDTL encoded by the coding sequence ATGAATGTTAACTATCCAAATGGAAAAAAGTATAAATCGAAAGAACGTGAGACTGAAATTCCCTTAAAAAATAAGAGAAATAGTTCGTATAGTAATAGAGGCATGACACTTGAAGATGATTTAAATGAAACAAATGAATTCTACAGGGAACGAAAAATTGCTGTCATCCATAAGAAACCTACACCGGTTCAAATTGTCCAAGTAGATTATCCAAACCGAAGTGCAGCCGTTATTAAAGAGGCCTATTTTAAACTAGCTTCTACTACTGACTATAATGGAGTTTATAAAGGAAAATATATTGATTTTGAAGCAAAGGAAACACAAAACCCAACCTCTTTTCCATTAAAAAATTTCCATCAGCACCAAGTGCAGCATATGGAAGAAGTGATGAATCAAGGAGGTATATGTTTTGTTATTCTCCGGTTTACAAAATTTGAGCAGGTTTATTTGCTTGATGCAAAGCACTTGTTGAAGTATTGGGGGAGAATGATAAATGGGGGCAGAAAATCAATAACGAAAGAAGAAATTGAACAAAATGGACATCACATTCCACTTGGATTTCAACCAAGAATTGACTATATTAAAATAATAGATACACTTTAA
- a CDS encoding DUF2515 domain-containing protein: MNHLTIQEQTIIRQILSETKNKNIDNISRTDAYFRFYKKNPDIIWSFLASMVSRNGGWNMCDLEGSIFPQLIDAGMRKQLFLTYERANWLIFHDVFPQLLLYQYSTKINRSMFHLLPYFNVSTFIQKEWNRYWKEKDRKRMTTALIINEQNVIQTPVIEHPVFKKKVFHSMIFSFQDWLHFSCVLFPTCGGEVYGASVNGFKSLSKRINLGKRLASILFHPRLFPYFLEFAEKTPHTGSRYDYERYFKVKTLGKTPLLRTSFPVIAHHQHIYEDWSNHRKVSPAWLYFPVRHRHPIHLTDWYFAKSNQLQLLLSLQKGIDLNKWE, encoded by the coding sequence ATGAATCATCTTACAATACAGGAACAAACAATCATCCGTCAAATTCTAAGTGAAACAAAGAATAAAAATATCGATAATATCTCAAGAACGGATGCATACTTTAGATTTTATAAAAAGAATCCGGATATTATTTGGTCCTTTCTTGCCAGCATGGTTTCGCGAAATGGGGGATGGAATATGTGTGATCTAGAAGGATCCATTTTCCCTCAACTTATTGATGCAGGTATGAGAAAACAACTATTCCTTACATATGAGCGGGCCAATTGGCTTATTTTCCATGATGTTTTTCCCCAGTTATTGCTCTATCAATATTCGACGAAAATAAATCGATCAATGTTTCACTTACTTCCCTATTTCAATGTTTCTACATTTATTCAAAAAGAATGGAATCGGTATTGGAAGGAGAAAGATCGGAAGCGGATGACAACTGCATTAATCATAAATGAGCAAAATGTGATTCAAACTCCGGTAATTGAACATCCCGTATTTAAGAAAAAGGTATTTCATTCAATGATATTTTCCTTTCAGGACTGGCTTCATTTTAGCTGTGTCCTGTTTCCAACATGTGGGGGAGAAGTTTATGGGGCAAGTGTAAATGGCTTTAAATCTCTTTCAAAGAGAATTAACTTAGGTAAACGACTTGCAAGTATCCTATTCCATCCCAGGCTCTTTCCTTATTTTCTTGAATTTGCGGAAAAGACTCCACATACAGGTTCAAGATATGATTATGAACGATATTTTAAAGTAAAGACCCTTGGAAAAACACCACTGCTGCGTACGAGCTTCCCTGTTATTGCACATCACCAGCATATATATGAGGATTGGAGTAACCATCGAAAGGTGTCTCCTGCTTGGTTGTATTTCCCAGTCCGCCATCGTCACCCCATTCATCTTACAGATTGGTACTTTGCGAAATCAAACCAGCTTCAATTATTGCTCTCACTTCAAAAGGGAATTGATCTGAATAAGTGGGAATAA
- a CDS encoding Crp/Fnr family transcriptional regulator: protein MRIEEIKRVLSDFTLFRELNEFELTKVADIAIARDWKKQSHVFLQGDPLQNVYFIYDGKIKIYKSDVNGKEQIVTIAKKGEMFPHVGFFRRGNYPAYAEVLEPSTLIAVPISKFESVLIDNPELCIKVFKVLGEKIVDLQDRLEEQILNNTYEQIIKLLIRLAQKYGMEKEAGIILLKSEFTNKDLANMIGTTRETISRTLTKMKKDELIEVDDSGNMIVNVELLMKEINLI, encoded by the coding sequence ATGAGAATAGAAGAAATCAAAAGGGTACTCTCTGATTTCACCCTTTTTCGCGAATTAAACGAATTTGAATTAACAAAGGTTGCTGATATCGCGATTGCAAGGGATTGGAAAAAGCAGAGTCATGTTTTTCTTCAAGGTGATCCGCTGCAGAATGTTTATTTTATTTATGACGGTAAAATCAAAATCTACAAAAGTGATGTCAATGGTAAAGAACAAATTGTTACCATCGCAAAAAAAGGTGAAATGTTTCCACATGTAGGTTTTTTTAGAAGGGGAAATTACCCTGCATATGCAGAGGTACTAGAGCCGTCAACACTAATTGCTGTTCCCATTTCAAAATTTGAATCCGTACTAATTGACAATCCTGAGCTTTGCATCAAGGTCTTTAAGGTCCTTGGCGAGAAAATCGTTGATTTACAAGACCGGCTTGAAGAACAAATTCTTAATAATACATATGAACAGATCATCAAGCTTCTCATCCGGCTTGCACAAAAATATGGGATGGAGAAAGAAGCCGGTATAATCCTTCTAAAGTCTGAATTCACTAACAAGGACCTTGCCAATATGATTGGAACCACCAGAGAAACAATTAGCCGGACGTTAACAAAAATGAAAAAAGATGAGTTAATCGAAGTAGATGACAGTGGAAACATGATCGTTAATGTTGAACTGCTTATGAAAGAAATCAACTTAATTTAA
- the hcp gene encoding hydroxylamine reductase, with protein MFCYQCEQTPSGGCTVMGVCGKDETIASLQDTIIFGLKGIAAYRTHANQLGVTDPFVDATTHEALYLSLTNSNFNVQEHIDMAMKVGQAAVRVMGMLDEAHTKRLGIPEPVRVSQNKIEGKCIVVTGHNLFALEELLKQTEGKGINIYTHSEMLPAHGYPALKKYSHLKGNIGKAWYDQRRLFEKFPGAILATTNCVMPIKGTYADRMFTYEVAGLENVEKILNDDFSPLIERALELPEAAIESEATLLTGFHHETVLGIAPEVIDAVKTGKIKRFFVIAGCDAPGHGGDYYRELATSLPPETVILTTSCGKFRFNDVDYGVVPGTNIPRYIDLGQCNNSGSTVKIAMALADAFGCEVNELPVSIVLSWFEQKAVAILLGLFSLGIKDIRIGPKPPEFISEGVLKVLQDTFNLKLISTAKEDMEDMLQLTK; from the coding sequence ATGTTCTGTTATCAATGTGAACAAACTCCATCTGGCGGTTGTACGGTTATGGGTGTTTGCGGTAAAGATGAGACAATTGCAAGCTTACAAGATACGATTATTTTTGGATTAAAAGGAATTGCGGCCTATCGGACACATGCTAATCAACTAGGGGTAACAGATCCGTTTGTTGATGCAACTACCCATGAAGCTCTTTATCTGTCATTAACGAATTCTAATTTTAACGTTCAAGAACATATCGATATGGCGATGAAGGTAGGGCAGGCTGCTGTCCGCGTTATGGGTATGCTAGATGAGGCACATACAAAGCGATTAGGTATCCCAGAGCCAGTACGAGTAAGCCAAAACAAAATTGAAGGCAAATGCATCGTTGTTACGGGTCATAATCTTTTCGCCTTAGAAGAATTATTGAAGCAGACAGAGGGCAAAGGTATTAATATTTATACGCATTCGGAGATGCTGCCTGCACACGGCTATCCTGCTCTAAAGAAATATTCACATTTAAAAGGGAACATCGGCAAGGCATGGTATGATCAACGCCGGCTTTTCGAAAAATTCCCAGGGGCAATTTTAGCGACGACTAACTGTGTGATGCCAATCAAAGGAACATATGCTGACAGAATGTTTACCTATGAAGTGGCAGGACTTGAAAATGTCGAAAAAATTCTCAATGATGATTTTTCTCCTCTAATTGAGAGAGCCTTAGAGCTTCCTGAAGCGGCAATCGAGTCTGAAGCAACGTTGCTTACAGGCTTCCATCATGAAACAGTTCTAGGTATTGCACCGGAAGTAATTGACGCTGTAAAAACGGGGAAAATTAAACGCTTCTTTGTTATTGCTGGCTGTGATGCACCTGGTCATGGCGGTGACTACTACCGTGAACTGGCAACATCACTTCCTCCGGAAACGGTTATTTTGACCACTTCCTGCGGAAAATTCCGTTTTAATGATGTGGACTACGGTGTTGTTCCTGGAACAAACATTCCTCGTTATATTGATTTGGGACAGTGCAATAACTCCGGTTCTACCGTGAAAATTGCCATGGCATTAGCAGATGCATTTGGCTGCGAAGTGAATGAACTTCCAGTTAGCATTGTATTGTCTTGGTTTGAGCAAAAAGCAGTAGCAATTCTTTTAGGGCTTTTCAGTTTAGGAATTAAAGATATCCGGATTGGACCAAAACCACCTGAATTTATTTCTGAAGGAGTTTTGAAGGTTCTTCAAGATACATTCAATCTAAAATTGATCAGTACGGCCAAAGAAGACATGGAAGACATGCTTCAGTTAACAAAATAA
- a CDS encoding DUF1798 family protein, translating to MPEEILYLTEELLYYNRLFLKYYQEGRETGIKHDFHEVIKPFANEVKEINDKWEKAMKKWLSLSNHKHLHLKQIKTTTEHIEQLSIQAFFSETSRTRFLNSQRTVEYFLQEVIKVIKN from the coding sequence ATGCCTGAAGAAATACTTTACCTAACTGAAGAACTCTTATATTATAATCGCTTATTTTTGAAATACTATCAAGAGGGCAGAGAGACAGGAATTAAACATGATTTTCATGAGGTCATTAAGCCATTTGCAAATGAAGTTAAGGAAATAAATGATAAGTGGGAAAAAGCAATGAAAAAATGGCTTTCATTATCAAATCATAAACACTTGCATTTGAAGCAGATCAAAACGACAACAGAACATATCGAACAGCTCTCGATTCAAGCCTTTTTCTCAGAAACTAGCAGAACAAGGTTTTTAAATTCTCAACGAACTGTTGAATATTTTCTCCAGGAAGTAATTAAAGTGATTAAAAATTAG
- a CDS encoding DUF1273 domain-containing protein has product MKVLTISGYKPFELGIFKKDHPSVLFIKAAIKKSLLPMIEDGLEWVLISGQLGVELWAAEVIFEFQKEFPDLKLAVITPFLEQEASWNETNREWYESVLARADYIDSVSKKGYEKPWQFRLKNQFFIEKSDGLLLLYDHDKEGSPKYLYELAIQYQKNHAFSIDLITFYDLQMIVEEEQFKQADF; this is encoded by the coding sequence ATTAAAGTGCTGACAATTTCAGGGTATAAACCGTTTGAATTAGGAATTTTTAAAAAAGACCATCCATCCGTATTATTTATTAAAGCCGCCATCAAGAAATCTTTACTGCCTATGATTGAGGATGGCTTAGAATGGGTGCTGATTAGCGGTCAATTAGGGGTAGAACTTTGGGCTGCTGAGGTTATATTTGAATTTCAGAAGGAATTTCCCGATTTAAAGCTGGCGGTAATCACTCCGTTTCTTGAACAGGAGGCATCCTGGAATGAAACAAACAGAGAATGGTACGAGTCAGTTTTGGCTAGGGCAGATTACATCGATTCTGTATCGAAAAAGGGATATGAGAAGCCTTGGCAGTTTCGCTTAAAAAATCAATTTTTTATCGAAAAAAGTGATGGCCTTCTTCTCCTTTATGATCATGATAAGGAAGGTAGTCCGAAGTATTTGTATGAGCTGGCAATTCAATATCAAAAAAATCACGCCTTTTCGATTGACTTAATTACATTTTACGATCTACAAATGATTGTAGAGGAAGAACAGTTTAAACAAGCAGATTTTTAA
- a CDS encoding CotD family spore coat protein, which translates to MYPGTNFLPPVIHPTQEIVNHTFSTTVVPHIHPVHTTTVNHHMYQHKHYCPQTASCCEDVCNQQINCCNPCAPGFGAGGPGFAPGGPGFAPGGPGFAPGGPGFAPGGPGFAPGGPGFAPGPFMGPRP; encoded by the coding sequence ATGTATCCTGGAACAAATTTTTTGCCGCCAGTCATCCATCCGACTCAGGAAATTGTAAACCATACGTTTTCTACAACAGTGGTGCCGCATATTCATCCAGTACACACAACAACGGTGAATCATCACATGTACCAACATAAACATTACTGCCCGCAAACTGCTTCATGCTGTGAAGACGTATGCAATCAGCAAATCAACTGCTGTAACCCATGTGCACCAGGTTTTGGAGCAGGAGGCCCAGGCTTCGCACCAGGAGGCCCAGGCTTTGCACCAGGAGGCCCAGGCTTTGCACCAGGAGGCCCAGGTTTCGCACCAGGAGGCCCAGGCTTCGCACCAGGAGGTCCAGGCTTCGCACCAGGACCATTTATGGGTCCTCGACCATAA
- a CDS encoding Hsp20/alpha crystallin family protein, translated as MESEGTMMSSMLPSDKNNSKKPEPFREIVKTMNDFFAEKPVRGFLQSIDDFFKTPFPVAAGFPVETVETGKEYIITAELPGVKRDQIQLNITGNLVTISVENNELETEENEQTQVHRRKFFRQQSSRTISLPYVINEKMVKASYRDGLLQIRIPQVKGKSIEIEE; from the coding sequence ATGGAAAGTGAGGGAACAATGATGTCATCCATGCTTCCGAGTGATAAAAATAACTCTAAAAAGCCAGAACCATTTCGTGAAATAGTCAAAACAATGAACGACTTCTTCGCTGAAAAACCAGTTCGCGGATTTTTACAATCGATTGATGACTTTTTCAAAACCCCGTTTCCTGTTGCGGCAGGTTTTCCTGTAGAAACAGTTGAAACTGGGAAGGAATATATTATTACTGCTGAGCTTCCAGGAGTGAAAAGAGACCAAATCCAATTAAATATTACTGGGAACCTTGTAACTATTTCTGTTGAAAATAATGAGCTAGAAACAGAGGAAAACGAACAAACACAAGTTCATCGTCGAAAATTTTTTCGACAACAATCGTCAAGAACCATTTCCCTTCCATATGTGATTAATGAAAAAATGGTAAAAGCTTCTTACCGGGATGGATTACTACAAATCAGAATTCCCCAGGTAAAAGGAAAAAGCATCGAAATAGAAGAATAG
- a CDS encoding DEAD/DEAH box helicase — MKLRKSLQEILKELKINDEFKENIVTWQTIEEKPAQTVPFPENLHPFLRKALQSKGIEQLYAHQKLAYEKITEGKSIVAVTPTASGKTICYNLPVLQTILKNPDSRALYMFPTKALAQDQKSEINEIIQAAGVDINSYTYDGDTPANIRQRVRKAGHVVITNPDMLHSAILPHHTKWVSLFENLKFVVIDELHTYRGVFGSHVANVIRRLKRICQYYGSNPVFICTSATIANPLEHAKNLTEEKINLIDNNGAPSGTKHFLFYNPPIVNKPLNIRRSATLEVRKIAGELLKNKIQTIVFARSRVRVEIILTYLQELVKKQLGAKSIMGYRGGYLPTERRKIEKGLRSGEIYGVVSTNALELGVDIGQLQVCIMTGYPGTISSAWQQAGRAGRRHGEALVIMVASSSPLDQYIIQNPDYFFTKSPETARINPDNLIILIDHLKCAAYELPFKAGEQFGNAGPLDELLEYLSEERILFRNGDKWYWMNDSFPAHNISLRSASQENVIIVDQSDVANVKVIGEMDRFSAMTLLHDEAIYLHQGTQFQVERLDWDEKKAFVREVDVDYFTDANLAVQLKVLEEDKLQTKEEAEIGFGDVSVRAMATIFKKIKFESHENIGSGPIHLPEEELHTNAAWISLNKPFAEMGQDRLEQGLVGAAHALNHIAPLFVMADPQDIHVIPQVKADHNEKPTIFFYDRYPGGIGLSEKIYSGMSEVFSETKKMIDRCQCESGCPSCIGTDTISDSAKKDALKIINSFLKSFALGKEVYPCR, encoded by the coding sequence ATGAAGTTAAGAAAAAGCCTGCAAGAAATCCTAAAGGAATTAAAAATAAATGATGAATTTAAAGAGAATATTGTCACATGGCAAACCATTGAGGAAAAGCCGGCTCAGACTGTGCCCTTCCCGGAAAACTTACATCCGTTTTTAAGAAAAGCCCTTCAAAGCAAGGGAATTGAACAGCTTTATGCTCATCAAAAATTAGCATATGAGAAAATTACAGAGGGGAAAAGTATCGTAGCGGTAACACCGACGGCCTCAGGAAAAACGATTTGTTATAATCTTCCAGTTTTGCAAACGATTCTTAAAAATCCTGATTCAAGGGCTCTTTATATGTTCCCAACTAAAGCTCTAGCCCAAGATCAAAAGAGTGAAATAAATGAAATAATTCAAGCTGCGGGTGTAGATATTAATAGCTATACGTATGACGGGGATACGCCGGCTAATATCCGCCAAAGGGTACGAAAAGCCGGTCATGTTGTTATTACTAATCCAGATATGCTTCATTCAGCCATATTACCGCATCATACTAAATGGGTATCACTATTTGAAAATCTAAAATTTGTTGTTATCGATGAGCTCCATACATATCGCGGTGTATTTGGCAGCCATGTTGCCAATGTGATTAGAAGACTGAAAAGAATTTGCCAATACTACGGAAGCAATCCCGTGTTTATTTGTACATCCGCTACGATTGCGAACCCATTAGAGCATGCAAAAAACTTAACGGAAGAGAAAATAAATTTGATTGATAATAATGGTGCCCCAAGTGGGACGAAGCATTTTCTCTTTTATAATCCACCGATTGTAAATAAACCTTTAAATATTAGAAGAAGTGCAACACTTGAAGTTCGAAAAATTGCTGGTGAACTATTAAAAAATAAAATTCAAACGATTGTTTTTGCGAGAAGCAGGGTGAGAGTCGAAATTATTCTGACCTATCTGCAAGAATTAGTGAAAAAACAGTTAGGTGCTAAATCTATTATGGGGTATCGCGGCGGCTACCTCCCAACAGAAAGAAGAAAAATTGAAAAAGGCCTCCGTTCCGGAGAGATATATGGTGTGGTCAGTACAAATGCACTTGAGTTGGGGGTTGACATTGGACAGCTTCAGGTGTGCATTATGACAGGCTATCCAGGGACGATTTCGAGTGCATGGCAGCAAGCAGGAAGAGCAGGGAGAAGACACGGAGAAGCACTGGTCATTATGGTGGCAAGTTCTAGTCCGCTTGATCAATATATTATTCAAAATCCTGATTACTTTTTTACTAAAAGCCCTGAAACAGCAAGGATTAACCCGGATAATCTCATTATTTTAATTGATCACTTGAAATGTGCTGCCTATGAGCTTCCATTTAAGGCGGGAGAGCAATTTGGAAATGCAGGCCCCCTTGATGAACTGCTTGAATATTTATCTGAGGAGCGTATCCTATTTCGTAATGGAGATAAATGGTATTGGATGAATGATTCTTTTCCAGCACATAATATTAGCTTGCGCTCGGCTTCACAGGAAAATGTCATCATTGTCGATCAATCAGATGTGGCTAATGTAAAAGTTATTGGAGAAATGGATCGATTTTCAGCAATGACACTTCTTCATGATGAAGCCATTTATTTACACCAAGGTACACAATTTCAAGTTGAAAGGCTTGACTGGGACGAGAAGAAGGCATTTGTAAGGGAAGTGGATGTAGACTATTTTACTGATGCCAACTTAGCTGTTCAATTAAAAGTGTTAGAGGAAGACAAGCTTCAGACTAAGGAGGAGGCGGAAATCGGTTTTGGGGATGTAAGCGTTCGGGCAATGGCAACGATTTTTAAAAAAATTAAATTTGAATCTCACGAAAATATTGGATCTGGACCAATTCATCTTCCTGAAGAAGAGCTTCATACGAATGCAGCATGGATTTCATTGAATAAGCCGTTTGCAGAAATGGGACAGGACCGACTTGAGCAGGGGCTTGTCGGAGCAGCACATGCTTTAAATCATATTGCTCCACTATTTGTAATGGCTGACCCTCAAGATATTCATGTCATCCCGCAAGTAAAGGCAGATCATAATGAGAAGCCAACGATTTTCTTTTATGATCGATATCCAGGAGGAATTGGCTTAAGTGAAAAAATATACAGTGGGATGTCAGAGGTATTTTCCGAAACGAAAAAAATGATTGATCGGTGCCAATGTGAATCCGGCTGTCCGTCATGTATTGGAACAGACACCATTAGTGATTCAGCTAAAAAGGATGCATTAAAAATTATTAATTCATTTTTGAAATCTTTTGCTTTGGGCAAGGAAGTGTACCCATGTCGTTAA
- a CDS encoding YppG family protein, with translation MFGKNKPNHYVHHGYSGQMVHQVPIGQQWNPQHYFYRNQLMPYQMNPQNYDFMAFQQQNPYFQQDMQPNGQSYQLGFVPQNAPYQNQQYSQKDSQFLFHNPLQPKEEIVRPQAYMPMNAFPMMNPYPKQSMMQKQPGTMKSIMNSFKSQDGSVDFNKMVNTAGTMMNAVNQVSSLVKGFGGFFKA, from the coding sequence ATGTTTGGTAAAAATAAACCAAATCATTACGTTCATCATGGATATTCGGGGCAAATGGTGCACCAAGTTCCTATTGGTCAACAATGGAACCCGCAACATTATTTTTATCGAAATCAACTAATGCCATATCAAATGAACCCCCAAAATTATGATTTTATGGCTTTCCAACAACAAAACCCTTATTTTCAGCAAGATATGCAGCCAAATGGTCAAAGCTATCAACTTGGATTCGTTCCGCAAAATGCGCCATACCAAAATCAACAGTATTCACAAAAGGATTCGCAGTTCCTTTTTCATAATCCGTTGCAGCCAAAGGAAGAAATAGTACGACCTCAAGCCTATATGCCAATGAATGCTTTTCCTATGATGAACCCATATCCAAAACAAAGTATGATGCAGAAACAACCTGGGACTATGAAATCAATTATGAATTCCTTCAAGTCGCAGGACGGGTCAGTCGATTTTAATAAAATGGTCAATACAGCAGGTACAATGATGAATGCTGTAAACCAAGTTTCGTCGCTTGTCAAAGGGTTTGGAGGCTTCTTTAAGGCTTAA